A single region of the Ornithodoros turicata isolate Travis unplaced genomic scaffold, ASM3712646v1 ctg00000911.1, whole genome shotgun sequence genome encodes:
- the LOC135375620 gene encoding uncharacterized protein LOC135375620 isoform X2, whose translation MSNISRKKPPVESLVENLRTLKRKHKQSLRKNKALAASKQKLTEQCKALNRKREIFSIHFLRLKSWIEDKVNALQKVTLNEIKSSLELLGQSLDPDGGLSLTPVEHPEGQAFIVTLLAPAIWSIASKHLLIGGSQGPPGHREVAGLNPTTGCVV comes from the exons ATGTCCAACATTAGCAGAAAGAAACCACCAGTGGAATCTCTCGTTGAAAACCTGC GCACACTGAAAAGGAAACACAAGCAGAGCCTTCGCAAAAACAAGGCCCTGGCTGCATCGAAACAAAAGCTCACAGAGCAGTGCAAGGCACTGAATCGTAAGCGCGAGATCTTCAGCATCCACTTTCTCAGG CTCAAGTCATGGATCGAAGACAAGGTAAACGCCCTGCAGAAGGTCACTCTGAATGAAATCAAATCATCACTGGAGCTGCTGGGGCAGAGCCTGGATCCAGATGGCGGCCTCTCCCTCACTCCAGTGGAGCATCCAGAGGGGCAAGCTTTTATTGTAACTCTATTAGCACCAGCAATATGGTCGATCGCATCAAAGCATCtgctcattggtggtagccaaggtccacctggacacagagaggtggCAGGTTTGAATCCCACCactggctgtgttgtctga
- the LOC135375620 gene encoding uncharacterized protein LOC135375620 isoform X1 yields MRKSAGRMSNISRKKPPVESLVENLRTLKRKHKQSLRKNKALAASKQKLTEQCKALNRKREIFSIHFLRLKSWIEDKVNALQKVTLNEIKSSLELLGQSLDPDGGLSLTPVEHPEGQAFIVTLLAPAIWSIASKHLLIGGSQGPPGHREVAGLNPTTGCVV; encoded by the exons ATGAGA aaaTCAGCCGGCAGAATGTCCAACATTAGCAGAAAGAAACCACCAGTGGAATCTCTCGTTGAAAACCTGC GCACACTGAAAAGGAAACACAAGCAGAGCCTTCGCAAAAACAAGGCCCTGGCTGCATCGAAACAAAAGCTCACAGAGCAGTGCAAGGCACTGAATCGTAAGCGCGAGATCTTCAGCATCCACTTTCTCAGG CTCAAGTCATGGATCGAAGACAAGGTAAACGCCCTGCAGAAGGTCACTCTGAATGAAATCAAATCATCACTGGAGCTGCTGGGGCAGAGCCTGGATCCAGATGGCGGCCTCTCCCTCACTCCAGTGGAGCATCCAGAGGGGCAAGCTTTTATTGTAACTCTATTAGCACCAGCAATATGGTCGATCGCATCAAAGCATCtgctcattggtggtagccaaggtccacctggacacagagaggtggCAGGTTTGAATCCCACCactggctgtgttgtctga